In Bremerella cremea, the sequence AAAGCCGCAATTTCCAACGTACAAGAGCCTGAGAACTGCTCTTCCATGCTGGCCACTGCCGCATCAGGCAAGACTCCCCGATACGGTCCGACCATGCGTTCTCGATACGCGCCGGCGGCGGCTTCTGGGTCGATGTTCATCCCCCAGAGGTTCTCTACTTTTTCGACCGACGTCGGACGATTTGCCAGCTTCGTTCCCAGCACCTCGTCCAAATTGGAAGCCGGATCGGTCGAGACCAATAGCACACGCTTCCCCTGATCGCTCAATTGAACCGCAGCCGCACAGGCGAGCGAGGTCTTGCCGACGCCCCCTTTGCCGGTGAAAAACAGATTACGCGGAGGGTCTTGTAAGAATCTCATCACCGTTCTCCTTCTGTCAGCGGTTCACATCCTAAGGGGCAATCAGCTGCCGCTTACTCGCAGCAGCCACCACCTCCGCCGCCGCAACATCCGCCAGAGGAGGAAAGAGGAAGGGAGGTCGTCTTTTTGACCGTTCCTGTCCACTCCGTTAACTTCTCGCGGCTAGGATACTCGCCGGCGCTTACTTGCTGACCATCGATCATCACCAATGGCAGACACTCGACACCCTGAGCAGCCAAAATTTGTTGGACGTCGGCATTCTGGGCGAACGCCTCTGGCTGCTGCGCCAGATTGAAGCGATCGACCTGATGGCCTTGGCTCTTCAGCCAATCCAAATCGGCTGCAAATTGAGGCAACACCGGATCGACCTGAGGTCCGCAAACGCCCGTGGAACAACACATCGGTTTGTCGAAAACTTGAACGTGGCTCATCGCTTTCTCCTTTGCCTAGGGCAATGTAATTTCGCTTATATCGTCTATCGTCGAACGACGATCATTCAGTTCAAAAAAAAGCGTTTATAACGCGGCGACCAACGCTTTCAATTCTAGCAAAGTTTCTCGGTTCACACAGTAACACATCTTCGGTCCATCCACTTCACCCTGCACCAAGCCCGACTTTTTGAGGATCTTTAAGTGCTGCGAAACGGTACTTTGAGCCAACGGCAATTGGCCCACAATCTCGCCACAAACGCAGGTCTCGCGCTGAATCAAGAGCCGCAAAATTTGCACTCGGGCCGGGTGAGCCAAAGCCCAAGCCAAGTCTGCCAGCTTATCGGCATTCGCATCCGGCAATACCTTCACCGGCGAACTGTCGCAGGCCGCATCGTTGGGAGTACATTTGCTCATGAGAAAACCTTTATCGTTGATCTACGATTAACCATATCGGTCTCAAGCATTCCCGGCAATGACAAAACCTAGCGAAAAGCCCAAACCAACCCATTTGTTTTGGGTGAAACGCTATCTTGAACTTGGCTGGCCCCTGAATCTTCTTTTTTTCTTCACATTTCTGGCACGTTGTCTGAGCCAATTTCGCATTGGTTGATAACCAGCCTCGCTGCCTGACTATCGCCAATTTGCAGTCGGCACGGCACTGGTCCCTTTTCTTTGAAAACAGCCCAGCTCTTTCGCGAGCGAACAGCCTAGAAACAAGCACCACGATGGAATTTCTCGAAGTCCCTCTCTTCGATACCGACATTTTCAAGCTGCTCGTCCGGTTTGGAATCAACCTCCTGTTTCTGACCCTGATTGTGGTTTTCGGGATTTATCCGAGTCAGCGTCAGCGCGAGTTCGCTTTTACGGCGGTGATGCTCAACATCGTAGTCTTCTTCATTTGCTTCACGATGAAGAAGCTGGAACTCGACCTGGGCTTGGCCCTGGGGCTCTTCGCGGTGTTTGGCGTGCTCCGCTATCGCACCGATGCGATCCGCCCTAAGGAGATGACTTACCTGTTTATTGTGATTGGAATCGCGGTGATCAACTCGCTTTCCAACCGCAAGACCAGCTACGCCGAGGTCGTCTTGGTCAACACGGTCATCTTCGCCAGCACGATGCTGAAAGAAAGATTCGTCGGAGCGACCCCGGATAAGAAAAAAGAAAAAGCCGAAGAGCTCCCAGGCGAAACGAGCAATGGCAACGGAAAAACGAAAGAGAAGAACGGCAAGAAGGAAAAGTTCGAGAAATACGCTCTTGAATACGACCGTCTTGAATGGCTAGGAGACGCCCGCCGCGAACAACTACTGGCCGACCTAAAGGAACGGACCGGCTTAAACGTGGTGGACTACGAGATCAAAACGATCGACCTCCCACAAAAGAAGGCAACCCTGACCATTTGGATTAAACCAAGCGAACCTCATGTTCCCCCCCAATCGTAAATCACAGGCGGCCAATTAGGCGCGTCCTCACGTTTCACTCATCACATGCGAGCATTCAAAATGACGCGACTTTCACGTCAATTAAGTTTGATCATCGTTTTTGCCGTCTTCTCGTCGGCGATCTATGCCCAACCACCGGAAGGCTTTGGTGGCCCAGGTGGATTTGGCGGTCGCGGTGGCCCCGGTGGATTTGGAGGCTTCGGCGGACCAGGAGGGCCACGTGGCTTTGGACCTGGGAACCGAGAAGACCGCAAACTAGTGAAGAAGTTCGACCGCGACGAGAACGGCTGGCTCGATCAAAAAGAACGCGCCCTAGCACGCGAAGAAGCGAAAGCCGAGGGTAACAACCGAGGCGGCTTTGGGGGCCCAGGAGGTCCGCGCGGACGTGGTGGCAACCGGCCTGCCCCGGAACCAGGCCCATCGCTTTCTCCAGATGAAGTGAAGCTGTACCCAGATGCCGGAATGTACGATGCCGATGTCGTGCGGACCATCTTCATGGAATTCGAGAACGAAGACTGGGAAAAAGAGCTGGAAGATTTCCACGGCACCGACGTAGAAGTCCCGGCAACGCTGACCGTCGATGGTCAAAAGTACCCCCACGTTGGCATCCGTTTTCGCGGGATGTCGTCGTACGGCATGATCCCCTCCGGCTACAAGCGCTCGTTCAACGTTTCGTTAGACTTGGCCGATAAAGATCAGCGATTGTACGGTTACAAAACGTTGAACCTGCTTAACTGCGCCAGCGATCCCTCGTTCATGAGCACGGTGCTTTACTCGCACATCGCCAGCCAATACATTCCCGTGCCGAAGGCAAATCACGTGCGGGTGGTAATCAACGGCGAAAGCTGGGGCGTCTATACGAACGTGCAGCAATTCGACAAAGAGTTCCTCAAGGAAAACTATCCTTCGTCCAAGGGAACGCGTTGGAAAGTCAGCGGGAACCCAGGCGCCGATGGTGGCCTGCGTTACCTGGGGGAAGAACTCTCCGAATATAAGAGCCGCTTCGACATGAAGTCGAACGACGGCACGAAGGCCTGGGCAGCTCTGGTTCGGCTTTGTCGCACGCTGAACGAAACACCGCTCGACAAGCTAGAAAAGGAACTGGAACCACTGCTCGACATCGACGAAACCCTGAAGTTTCTGGCCTTAGATGTCGCGCTAGTCAACAGCGACGGCTATTGGACGCGGGCGAGCGATTACTACATCTTCCTCGATAACGACAAAAAGTTTCACATCATCCCGCACGACATGAACGAAGCGTTTCAAGGTGGCCGAGGGCCTAGCCGGGGACCAGGCGGATTTGGTGGACCACCTCCGGGGATGGGTGGCCCCGGCCGCTTCGGACCTCCTGGCGACTTCGGACCTCCGCGTGGCCCAAGGCCGCCAGAAGGTGAGAACAACCGACCAGAGCAACGCCCGCCCAATCAACGTCCAGAGGATCGCGGTCGTGGTGGCTTCGGCCGGGGCGGAGAAGAAGGGGGACGTCCGCCACGAGGTCGTGGTGGATTCGGTGGCTTCGGCGGACCTGGTGGTCCCATGTTCGGCGGTCCCGGCGGTCCCGGCGGTCCTGGTGGGCACGGCGGCGTGGAACTCGATCCGCTAGTTTCCGTCGAGAACCCACGCATGCCCCTACGTAGTCGCTTGTTAGCTTTGCCGCATCTGCGCGAGAAATACTTGGCGTACGTCCGCGAGATCGCGGAAAAGTCGTTTGCCCCAGATCAGGTCGAGCCGGTAATCCAAAAGCATGCCGAGTTGATCGCCCAAGATGTTGCCAGCGATACTCGCAAGCTCGACACGCTGGAAGGTTTTGAGCAAGCCACGAACGTCAAAGATCCCGGCGAAGGTTCGTTGCTCGACTTCCTGAAGAAACGCCGCGAGTTCTTATTGAATTACCAGGCCCCAGAAATGAAGTAGCGGCAAGGTAAACTTACCGCTTTAAACCGCCCCCTTTAAGCCGGCTCACGCTAATTTTAATAGTGTGGGCTGGCTTTTTTTGTTGGCGGACTTCCTCTTCCTTATCTTCGGCGATTTGGCAGCAAACATGCCTCACACGTGTCGAACTACCTTACAATAGCGTTCACGCGTGGGTGGGGTGTTCTCGAATTACAGTATGTTTCTAGCGGAGAAACAGCCAATGAAGACGTTCGCACTGGCTGCCCTGATTGCCTTCCTAACCAGTTCGTTTGCCTACGCCGACGAGTTGGCCGACAAGGTCGATCCGCTTGCCCGACCGTACGTCGAGAGTCAAACCGTTGTCGGAATGACCATCGGCATCCTCCACCAAGACCAGACTCTGGTGCGCGGCTATGGGCAAATCTCGGCGAAAGATACCAGCGTGCCGAACGGTCAAACCGTCTATGAAATCGGTTCGATCTCGAAGGTGTTCACCGGCATTCTTTTGGCCGATGCCATGGTCGCTGGCCGCGTCTCTCTCGTAACGCCGGTTGACCAACTGCTGCCCCACGGCACCCGCATGCCGCGCCGCGAACCATCGCAACCGATTCGGCTATGGCACTTATCAACGCATACTTCCGGGCTGCCACGTTTGCCTGACAACCTGCAGCCAGCCAATCCAGAAAACCCCTATGCCGACTACAACGAGGAACGTCTCACCCAGTTTCTGGCCAAACATCAGCCCCGTAAACGGCCCGGTGAAGCGATGGCCTATTCTAATTTGGGTGTGGGTCTGCTGGGCAATCTGTTGGCACGCGAACGGCAGGTCGATTACGAGACGTTGCTACGGCAACGCATCACCGCACCGCTCGACATGGCCGATACAACAATCAAGCTTCAGTCGCCCCAGAAAGCTCGCCTGGCAGGGCCTCACGTTGCCGGAGGAAGCCCCAGCGGCAATTGGGATTTCGATAGCCTGGCCGGTGCTGGCGGTATCCGAAGCGACATGGACGACATGCTTAAATTCGCGCAAGCTCAACTGCATCCTCCCGAGGGCAAACTTGGTACGGCGATTGACCTGGCCTGGCAAATCCATCAACAACCGCTCAACACCAACGACTTCGCCAAGGGGCTCGGTTGGCACGTGGCCCGCGACGGCGAAACGCGTTGGCACACCGGCCAAACGGGCGGCTACCACAGTGCGATCTTCGTCAATCGCCAGCAAAACGTTGCCGTGGTCATTCTGGCCAATACCGCAACCGAAGAGATCGACGCCCTGGCCGAACAACTCGTGCGAATGCTGGTCGGCGTCCCAGAGAAGCCGCGACAGTTTCCGAAATTAGTAGAAGTGCCAGCAGAAATAATGCAGCGCTATGTCGGCCAATACCAACTTGCCCCTGGGGCAGTCTTTACCGTTACGAGAGAAGACAACAAACTGCTGGTCGGCCTGACCGGGCAATCGACTTTCCGTGTATTCCCTCGTAGCGAAACCGAGTGGTTCTATAAAGTGGTCGATGCGACCCTGACGTTTCATCTCGACAAGAACGGCCAATGCGATTCGGTCGTCCTGTTTCAAAACGGCATTCGTCAAACGGCTAAACGCATTTCGTCTGCCGATTGAGCTAGCGGCTAGAATTGCCACACCAGATTGGCGGTCAGCCCTTGCAACAACAGATCGTTATTTTGCGGGCCGCTTGCGTCGGTAAAGATCTGACATTGGTTCAGCCAGTCGTTGATCTCGTAGCCAACCGCCGCCGACCAGGGCCCCCGACGAACGTTCAAGCCCACCATCGACTGAAACGACAACGAAGCGAAATCGCGGGAATCGACCTGAATGGTTTGCGAAGTGATCGACGTCATTCCGTTATTGATTTGCGTAATTCTGGTTTCGTCTGGCAGGCTCCAATCCCCCAGCAAATACGAAACGAAAAAACCAGCGGTCAAGTTCATCTCGAACTGTGACGAACGGAGCAAAGCGTACTCGCCGTCGATGCCCACCTTGGGGCCGATACCCCAGAAATTGCTCTCTGCCGTCTCGACGATATTTCGCTGCGAGGTTGTCATGCCACTGACATAGCTGGCCTCGAACGACGTGATGAACGACTGGCGAATGATTCCCGCCCGCATGCCAACGACAGGGCGAATTCGTAAACCGTTTGTCATCTCCATCGAGCGACTCAAGTCGAGGTCGATCACGTCGTAGTTGATCGTCGCTTCTAATTCCCCCCGATCAAAATAAAGCTGCGGGGCAGGGGGCTGCGACTCTTTCCCTCCCAGGAAAGCGGCTGTCAATTTACCGGTGGCGGTGTCTTCGGTTTGGTTGCGAAAATGGGTCCAAGTCAAGTTCGTATTCCACGTACCGTCGAGCGACATTCCCACACGAAACCCGGGCGCGAAGTCGTAGACGGTTTGCTCGTAGTTAATGTATTGGTTCGCCGGCAAGCGGTTGGTATTGAGCACCCAATCGACTGGTTCGGTGGCTTTCCAATACAAGAACTCACCGAATAACTCGGCCGCTTGTATCGGCGTTGCCCAGCCTAGGCAGCAGATTAGTAAGAGACCGCAATACCGCATACACCACCTTGAAACGTCAGATCCCCATGCATTGGCAATTGCTGAAACGTAAGTAACCGTTGTTGATTGGCCCACCACTGCATCTCGTAACCAACGCGGCCCACAACCGTTGCCCGGCAAGGAAGTCGCCATTCGGCACCGAAGAAAGAACGCAGCATGACCGTTCCCAACTTAGAATCGTTC encodes:
- a CDS encoding Lpg1974 family pore-forming outer membrane protein, translating into MRYCGLLLICCLGWATPIQAAELFGEFLYWKATEPVDWVLNTNRLPANQYINYEQTVYDFAPGFRVGMSLDGTWNTNLTWTHFRNQTEDTATGKLTAAFLGGKESQPPAPQLYFDRGELEATINYDVIDLDLSRSMEMTNGLRIRPVVGMRAGIIRQSFITSFEASYVSGMTTSQRNIVETAESNFWGIGPKVGIDGEYALLRSSQFEMNLTAGFFVSYLLGDWSLPDETRITQINNGMTSITSQTIQVDSRDFASLSFQSMVGLNVRRGPWSAAVGYEINDWLNQCQIFTDASGPQNNDLLLQGLTANLVWQF
- a CDS encoding serine hydrolase, coding for MKTFALAALIAFLTSSFAYADELADKVDPLARPYVESQTVVGMTIGILHQDQTLVRGYGQISAKDTSVPNGQTVYEIGSISKVFTGILLADAMVAGRVSLVTPVDQLLPHGTRMPRREPSQPIRLWHLSTHTSGLPRLPDNLQPANPENPYADYNEERLTQFLAKHQPRKRPGEAMAYSNLGVGLLGNLLARERQVDYETLLRQRITAPLDMADTTIKLQSPQKARLAGPHVAGGSPSGNWDFDSLAGAGGIRSDMDDMLKFAQAQLHPPEGKLGTAIDLAWQIHQQPLNTNDFAKGLGWHVARDGETRWHTGQTGGYHSAIFVNRQQNVAVVILANTATEEIDALAEQLVRMLVGVPEKPRQFPKLVEVPAEIMQRYVGQYQLAPGAVFTVTREDNKLLVGLTGQSTFRVFPRSETEWFYKVVDATLTFHLDKNGQCDSVVLFQNGIRQTAKRISSAD
- a CDS encoding CotH kinase family protein, which translates into the protein MTRLSRQLSLIIVFAVFSSAIYAQPPEGFGGPGGFGGRGGPGGFGGFGGPGGPRGFGPGNREDRKLVKKFDRDENGWLDQKERALAREEAKAEGNNRGGFGGPGGPRGRGGNRPAPEPGPSLSPDEVKLYPDAGMYDADVVRTIFMEFENEDWEKELEDFHGTDVEVPATLTVDGQKYPHVGIRFRGMSSYGMIPSGYKRSFNVSLDLADKDQRLYGYKTLNLLNCASDPSFMSTVLYSHIASQYIPVPKANHVRVVINGESWGVYTNVQQFDKEFLKENYPSSKGTRWKVSGNPGADGGLRYLGEELSEYKSRFDMKSNDGTKAWAALVRLCRTLNETPLDKLEKELEPLLDIDETLKFLALDVALVNSDGYWTRASDYYIFLDNDKKFHIIPHDMNEAFQGGRGPSRGPGGFGGPPPGMGGPGRFGPPGDFGPPRGPRPPEGENNRPEQRPPNQRPEDRGRGGFGRGGEEGGRPPRGRGGFGGFGGPGGPMFGGPGGPGGPGGHGGVELDPLVSVENPRMPLRSRLLALPHLREKYLAYVREIAEKSFAPDQVEPVIQKHAELIAQDVASDTRKLDTLEGFEQATNVKDPGEGSLLDFLKKRREFLLNYQAPEMK
- the arsD gene encoding arsenite efflux transporter metallochaperone ArsD; protein product: MSHVQVFDKPMCCSTGVCGPQVDPVLPQFAADLDWLKSQGHQVDRFNLAQQPEAFAQNADVQQILAAQGVECLPLVMIDGQQVSAGEYPSREKLTEWTGTVKKTTSLPLSSSGGCCGGGGGGCCE
- a CDS encoding DUF4956 domain-containing protein produces the protein MEFLEVPLFDTDIFKLLVRFGINLLFLTLIVVFGIYPSQRQREFAFTAVMLNIVVFFICFTMKKLELDLGLALGLFAVFGVLRYRTDAIRPKEMTYLFIVIGIAVINSLSNRKTSYAEVVLVNTVIFASTMLKERFVGATPDKKKEKAEELPGETSNGNGKTKEKNGKKEKFEKYALEYDRLEWLGDARREQLLADLKERTGLNVVDYEIKTIDLPQKKATLTIWIKPSEPHVPPQS
- a CDS encoding ArsR/SmtB family transcription factor gives rise to the protein MSKCTPNDAACDSSPVKVLPDANADKLADLAWALAHPARVQILRLLIQRETCVCGEIVGQLPLAQSTVSQHLKILKKSGLVQGEVDGPKMCYCVNRETLLELKALVAAL